In a single window of the Gracilimonas sp. genome:
- the ppdK gene encoding pyruvate, phosphate dikinase produces MANPDKYVYRFGRFNTDGNRKMKHLLGGKGANLAEMSKIGIPVPPGFTISTEACRSTIKNSMKWPEELFGQVMEGVKHIETEMGLKLGDDKNPLLISVRSGAAVSMPGMMDTILNLGINDKVVEAVIKKTGNERFAYDSYRRFIDMFGDVVMGVGHDYFEEAIGKLKKEVGVEDDIELNASHLRELTDRYKAIYRKVTGHMFPDDPVEQLKFAINAVFKSWNSARAIKYRQISNIHGLIGTAVNVQAMVFGNMGEKSGTGVCFTRNPSTGESKLYGEFLLDAQGEDVVAGIRTPSHIAELQSRNPAIYKELVGYTRKLEAHYKNMQDIEFTIQDGSLFILQTRNGKRTGAAAVKVAVDLVNEGVLTKNEAIRDLVDPGHIEQLLHPQFKEDALNGSKVLGTGLPASPGAAVGKVVFDSKKAEEAAKEGETVILVRIETSPEDVGGMSSAEGILTSRGGMTSHAAVVARGWGKPCVAGCSDIVINYKTKSFTNGEITVKEGDWISLNGNTGKVILGKKELSKPEFSKEYRVFMDWVSDIEVMKVRTNAETPEDAELARSYGAKGIGLARTEHMFFKPGRVNFMRKMIIANTKEERVVALNNLLPFQKQDFIEIFEAMEGLPVTIRLLDPPLHEFLPQEKDEIEKVASELGVTTDILENKVNQLKEFNPMLGHRGCRLGITYPEITEMQTKAIIEAALELVKEGKTVLPEIMIPLVGSVEEFEHQRALVDKTAREILAEHGEKLDYKIGTMIEIPRAAILADQIAEKADFFSFGTNDLTQLTYGFSRDDAVKFLPTYIERGILKQDPFQVLDEEGVGQFVQAGTRLGRMVNENLKVGICGEHGGDPESINFAYNTGLDYVSCSPFRVPVAHLASAQAVLRKDREENTDEDEKVNSLLA; encoded by the coding sequence ATGGCTAATCCAGATAAATATGTATATCGCTTCGGTAGATTTAATACGGATGGAAACAGGAAAATGAAACATCTGTTGGGGGGAAAAGGAGCTAATCTTGCTGAAATGAGCAAAATAGGAATTCCGGTTCCCCCGGGTTTTACGATTTCAACAGAGGCGTGCAGAAGCACCATCAAAAACAGCATGAAGTGGCCTGAAGAACTTTTTGGTCAGGTGATGGAAGGTGTCAAACATATTGAAACAGAAATGGGTTTAAAGCTCGGGGACGATAAGAATCCTTTACTTATTTCGGTACGATCCGGAGCGGCCGTTTCTATGCCGGGAATGATGGATACCATCCTGAATTTGGGAATTAATGATAAAGTGGTTGAGGCTGTCATAAAGAAAACCGGAAACGAACGTTTTGCTTATGATAGCTATCGCCGGTTTATAGATATGTTTGGAGATGTGGTAATGGGAGTTGGCCACGATTACTTTGAAGAAGCTATCGGAAAGCTCAAAAAAGAAGTCGGGGTCGAAGATGATATCGAGCTAAATGCTTCTCATTTGCGTGAACTCACAGACAGATATAAAGCCATCTACCGAAAAGTGACAGGGCATATGTTTCCTGATGACCCGGTTGAGCAGTTGAAGTTTGCCATTAACGCGGTATTTAAATCATGGAATAGTGCAAGAGCTATCAAATATCGTCAAATCAGTAATATTCATGGGCTGATAGGTACGGCAGTGAATGTTCAGGCGATGGTATTCGGGAATATGGGCGAGAAAAGCGGAACCGGTGTTTGCTTCACCCGGAATCCATCTACCGGAGAGTCTAAACTGTACGGAGAGTTCTTGCTTGATGCACAAGGCGAAGACGTTGTTGCAGGCATCAGAACACCGAGCCATATTGCTGAACTTCAAAGCCGTAATCCTGCGATTTATAAAGAACTAGTGGGGTATACCCGAAAGCTGGAAGCCCATTATAAAAATATGCAGGATATCGAATTTACCATTCAGGATGGGAGCCTGTTTATCCTCCAAACAAGAAATGGAAAACGAACGGGAGCGGCCGCTGTTAAAGTTGCCGTTGATTTGGTGAATGAGGGAGTTCTCACTAAAAATGAAGCCATTCGTGATTTGGTAGATCCGGGTCACATAGAACAGCTTCTGCACCCACAATTCAAGGAAGATGCTTTAAATGGTAGTAAAGTATTGGGAACCGGACTTCCGGCTTCACCTGGAGCAGCTGTTGGTAAGGTAGTTTTTGACTCGAAGAAAGCGGAAGAAGCGGCTAAAGAAGGAGAAACAGTTATCCTTGTACGCATTGAGACAAGCCCTGAAGATGTAGGAGGGATGTCATCAGCTGAAGGCATTCTTACCTCACGTGGCGGTATGACCAGTCACGCTGCTGTAGTAGCCCGGGGCTGGGGTAAACCTTGTGTAGCTGGTTGCAGTGATATTGTGATTAATTACAAAACCAAGTCATTCACTAACGGAGAAATCACGGTTAAAGAAGGCGACTGGATTTCACTTAATGGAAATACAGGTAAAGTGATTCTGGGTAAAAAAGAACTGTCCAAGCCCGAATTCAGTAAAGAGTACCGGGTATTTATGGATTGGGTAAGCGACATCGAGGTGATGAAAGTGAGAACAAACGCTGAAACACCTGAAGATGCCGAGCTTGCTCGCTCCTATGGAGCCAAAGGAATAGGCCTTGCCAGGACAGAACATATGTTCTTTAAGCCGGGAAGGGTTAATTTCATGCGTAAGATGATCATTGCCAATACCAAAGAAGAAAGGGTCGTGGCATTGAATAACCTCCTTCCTTTCCAGAAACAGGACTTCATCGAGATCTTTGAAGCGATGGAAGGCCTCCCTGTTACCATACGCTTGCTCGATCCACCACTGCATGAGTTCCTCCCACAGGAAAAAGACGAGATCGAAAAGGTAGCCAGTGAACTTGGAGTTACCACTGATATTCTCGAGAACAAAGTGAATCAGCTGAAAGAATTCAATCCTATGCTGGGCCACCGGGGATGCAGGCTGGGTATTACCTATCCTGAGATAACCGAAATGCAAACCAAAGCCATCATAGAAGCCGCACTTGAGTTGGTGAAAGAAGGAAAGACAGTTCTTCCGGAAATCATGATTCCGCTGGTGGGAAGCGTGGAAGAATTCGAACACCAGCGGGCATTAGTAGACAAAACAGCCCGCGAAATATTAGCAGAACATGGTGAAAAACTTGACTATAAAATTGGCACCATGATTGAAATTCCCCGGGCTGCAATTCTGGCTGATCAAATCGCAGAAAAAGCCGATTTCTTCTCATTTGGGACCAATGATCTCACGCAGCTGACGTATGGATTCAGCCGGGACGACGCCGTTAAGTTCCTTCCAACTTATATCGAAAGGGGAATCCTGAAGCAAGATCCGTTTCAGGTGCTGGATGAAGAAGGCGTTGGTCAGTTTGTGCAAGCAGGAACCCGCCTTGGCCGGATGGTAAATGAAAACCTGAAAGTCGGAATTTGTGGTGAGCATGGCGGCGACCCTGAGAGTATCAACTTTGCATACAACACGGGCTTGGATTATGTGTCCTGTTCTCCATTCCGCGTACCGGTAGCGCATTTGGCTTCGGCACAGGCTGTGCTTCGTAAAGACAGGGAAGAGAATACTGATGAAGACGAGAAGGTGAATTCATTATTAGCCTGA
- a CDS encoding TonB-dependent receptor — protein sequence MKKTTLFLLFLALITGSRSVMGQNNSFSISGTVTDVETSEPVPFAYLHIEELNRTITTNVDGKFEIRNIPKGTFTLTAHRIGFRTQSRTVIVEGEDLELEIRLSSTVLSTQSIEVVGLKDQLNGSGLEHASKNVFGSDLRRNLGSTLSQTLSNLPGFDQRTNGSAPGRPVIRGLGDERVVILQDGMSTGDISAQSSDHAVTTDPSSANEIEIARGPAALAYGSNAIGGVINIVKNQISTSLPNNINGSLSLSGESVNRGASGALSAQIPYKDLAIQMDLSGRLANNTRTPIGPTENTFFRTTNDGVGISYIQTWGYIGASGTLYQSKYGIPPDPNGHENGVDIEMQKWQYDAKSEIILQNNLFKVLEAELSFKDYNHKEIEGKDAQGRQVIGTEFDLLTANFSLRTKHREWGLFDRGSMGITSEFEDYQVMGAGTPPSQSFKVGAYIIEEADFDALHLEAGLRVDFIQNNTNERDLFYPVGAVNGNIDSTFYKDRSFPAVASSFAAIYQLGSGFSVGGSFIHSFRAPSLEELYSEGPHLASYSFEIGNPDLEPERALGKEVFIRFNENTLNADFTIFHNDFSNYLYARNTGRQNAQRPTLQDYQFVGTEALLYGAEFSGELQFLKNFVFDLSMSYTIAERKVSEAEQANSGTTGNTRPLPQIPPFKIKSSLKYAKDRFEIGSRVRYSAEQDRTGEFETPTESYVLLDVFSQYRLEGDNLMHTFSLNINNLLNTEYYDHLSRIKDLRPQPGINVSLLYRMYF from the coding sequence GTGAAGAAGACAACCTTATTTCTGTTATTTCTAGCTCTAATAACCGGCTCAAGGTCGGTTATGGGGCAGAATAACAGTTTTTCAATATCAGGAACTGTTACAGACGTGGAAACATCTGAACCTGTTCCTTTTGCTTATCTCCACATAGAAGAGCTGAACCGAACCATCACCACCAATGTGGATGGAAAGTTTGAAATTCGGAATATTCCAAAAGGCACGTTCACGCTAACCGCTCATCGCATTGGATTCCGAACCCAATCCAGAACTGTAATTGTGGAAGGTGAAGATTTGGAACTTGAAATTCGACTCAGTTCAACCGTTTTGAGTACCCAGTCTATTGAAGTGGTTGGATTAAAGGATCAACTTAATGGTTCTGGGTTAGAACATGCTTCCAAAAATGTTTTTGGCAGTGATCTAAGGAGAAATCTTGGTTCTACATTATCTCAAACTCTTTCAAACCTTCCTGGCTTTGATCAGCGAACAAATGGATCTGCACCCGGACGACCAGTAATCAGGGGGCTTGGTGACGAACGCGTTGTCATCCTTCAGGACGGAATGAGTACGGGCGATATTTCAGCACAATCATCAGATCATGCTGTAACTACCGATCCATCTTCAGCTAATGAAATTGAGATTGCACGTGGACCGGCCGCATTGGCTTATGGGTCTAATGCTATTGGTGGGGTAATCAACATTGTTAAGAATCAGATTTCCACCTCCCTTCCCAATAATATCAATGGATCATTATCTTTGAGTGGTGAATCCGTTAACCGTGGAGCATCCGGAGCTCTGAGCGCTCAGATTCCATATAAAGATTTAGCTATACAAATGGACTTGAGTGGACGGTTGGCCAATAACACCCGAACTCCCATCGGCCCTACAGAAAACACCTTTTTCCGTACTACAAATGATGGTGTTGGAATAAGTTATATACAAACCTGGGGTTATATAGGGGCTTCAGGAACACTCTATCAAAGTAAATATGGTATTCCACCAGATCCCAACGGTCATGAAAATGGAGTAGATATTGAGATGCAGAAATGGCAATACGACGCTAAGTCAGAAATTATTCTGCAAAATAATCTCTTTAAAGTGCTGGAAGCTGAGCTCTCCTTCAAAGATTATAATCATAAAGAAATTGAAGGTAAAGACGCTCAGGGTAGACAGGTTATCGGAACGGAGTTTGATCTACTCACAGCCAATTTCAGTTTACGAACCAAGCATCGGGAGTGGGGTTTATTTGACCGTGGATCGATGGGAATTACTTCTGAATTTGAAGATTATCAGGTAATGGGAGCCGGAACGCCACCTTCCCAAAGTTTCAAGGTTGGTGCATACATTATTGAAGAAGCAGACTTTGATGCCCTTCACCTCGAGGCTGGTCTCCGGGTTGACTTCATACAAAACAACACGAATGAAAGAGACTTGTTTTATCCTGTTGGAGCAGTAAATGGTAACATCGATTCTACTTTTTATAAAGACCGGAGCTTTCCAGCGGTGGCTTCATCATTTGCAGCGATTTACCAGCTTGGCAGTGGGTTTTCTGTTGGAGGAAGTTTTATTCACTCGTTCAGAGCGCCCTCTCTTGAAGAACTCTACTCAGAAGGCCCGCACCTTGCCTCCTATTCTTTTGAAATTGGAAACCCAGATCTGGAGCCGGAGCGCGCTTTAGGCAAAGAAGTCTTTATTAGGTTCAATGAAAATACACTTAATGCTGATTTTACGATCTTCCACAACGATTTCAGCAATTACCTGTATGCCCGAAATACCGGAAGACAAAATGCCCAGCGCCCTACCCTTCAGGATTATCAATTTGTAGGAACAGAGGCCTTACTTTACGGAGCTGAGTTTTCAGGTGAACTGCAATTTTTGAAAAATTTCGTTTTTGATCTCTCCATGAGTTACACTATCGCAGAACGAAAGGTGTCGGAAGCAGAACAAGCTAATTCGGGAACGACCGGCAATACCCGCCCCCTTCCCCAAATTCCCCCTTTTAAAATTAAATCATCTCTTAAATACGCGAAAGATAGATTTGAAATAGGAAGCAGAGTGCGGTACTCAGCAGAACAGGATCGTACCGGGGAGTTCGAGACACCAACTGAAAGCTATGTGTTGCTGGATGTTTTTTCACAATACAGGCTGGAAGGAGATAATCTGATGCATACATTTTCACTTAATATTAATAACCTGCTGAATACAGAATATTATGATCATCTTTCCAGAATAAAAGATCTGAGACCTCAGCCAGGAATTAATGTGAGTCTTTTATACCGGATGTACTTTTAG
- a CDS encoding methylated-DNA--[protein]-cysteine S-methyltransferase, giving the protein MTYVSFLETPIGHLRILSNGDGITEIKFMDFDGPEDPDVHTESAKTQLREYFEGNRASFHLELQPQGTNFEQKVWRELLEIPQGSTTSYGSIAKKLGDDKASQAIGKANGKNPIAIVIPCHRVVGSDNKLTGYAGGAQRKEWLLKHEGALLI; this is encoded by the coding sequence GTGACATACGTTAGCTTTTTAGAAACTCCTATTGGTCACCTCCGAATTTTATCGAACGGAGATGGCATTACTGAAATCAAATTCATGGACTTTGACGGACCGGAAGATCCTGACGTCCATACCGAATCGGCCAAAACTCAGCTCAGGGAATATTTTGAAGGTAACAGGGCAAGCTTTCATTTAGAGTTACAACCTCAGGGAACTAATTTTGAGCAAAAAGTATGGAGAGAACTGCTCGAAATTCCGCAAGGTTCAACCACTTCGTACGGAAGCATTGCCAAAAAACTGGGTGATGATAAAGCATCGCAAGCCATTGGTAAAGCAAATGGGAAAAACCCCATAGCCATAGTTATCCCCTGCCATCGTGTTGTCGGTTCTGATAATAAATTAACAGGGTATGCAGGAGGTGCTCAACGTAAAGAGTGGTTGCTCAAACATGAGGGGGCCTTACTTATCTAA
- a CDS encoding amidohydrolase family protein, which translates to MPDAPQRTEGDGPYERLIIRGVNLIDGTGSPATGPVDIVVEGNKIASIQTVGYPNLPINENRRPKADDKTKVIDAEGMYLLPGFFDMHAHTGGGAQGTTPEYVYKLWLAHGITSIREPGSFNGMDWTLRHKELSRKNEITAPRISAWIGFGMGSDKPITTPEQARKWVQMIHKEGADGIKFFGASPEVYAAAIDEANKLGLGTMTHHAQTRVVYNDALKSAQLGLTSMTHWYGLPESMFEDKIIQDYPLDYNYNDEQHRFEEAGKLWKQAAAPDSEKWESVMDEMLELNFTLNPTFTIYEANRDLSAQRRAEWHEKYTLPSLWKFYAPSRISHGSYWIEWGTEQEIAWKENFALWMQFVNEYKNKGGRVTLGSDAGYIYKLYGFGYIQEMELFREAGFHPLEIFQSASLKGAEVLGVDDQLGTIEVGKLADMVIVDANPMKNLKVLYGTGAIYVNEDNEPVRRGGIRYTIKDGIVFDAKELLKDVAEMVEAAKSEETFEITQPGLDY; encoded by the coding sequence ATGCCTGACGCCCCGCAACGAACAGAGGGTGATGGACCTTATGAACGACTGATTATCCGCGGTGTAAATCTCATTGATGGAACAGGATCTCCGGCTACCGGCCCAGTTGATATTGTAGTTGAAGGAAATAAAATAGCGTCCATTCAAACAGTAGGCTATCCTAATCTTCCAATCAACGAAAACAGACGACCTAAAGCCGATGATAAAACAAAAGTAATTGATGCTGAAGGAATGTACCTACTCCCCGGTTTCTTTGATATGCATGCTCATACCGGAGGTGGTGCTCAGGGAACTACTCCTGAATATGTTTATAAACTTTGGCTGGCTCATGGAATTACTTCTATCCGTGAACCCGGGTCTTTCAATGGCATGGATTGGACACTTCGGCATAAAGAATTGAGTAGAAAAAATGAAATTACTGCTCCACGCATATCTGCATGGATTGGTTTTGGGATGGGAAGTGATAAACCGATCACTACACCTGAACAAGCCCGAAAATGGGTCCAAATGATTCACAAAGAAGGAGCAGATGGAATCAAATTTTTTGGAGCTTCTCCGGAAGTATATGCAGCAGCTATTGATGAGGCCAATAAATTAGGGCTTGGCACCATGACACATCATGCCCAAACCCGAGTAGTATATAATGATGCACTCAAATCCGCTCAGCTAGGGTTAACCTCCATGACACATTGGTATGGCTTACCTGAATCTATGTTTGAGGATAAAATTATTCAGGATTATCCACTAGACTATAATTATAACGACGAACAACATCGTTTTGAGGAAGCCGGAAAGCTTTGGAAACAAGCTGCTGCTCCAGATTCAGAAAAGTGGGAATCGGTTATGGATGAGATGCTCGAACTTAATTTCACACTCAATCCTACATTCACCATTTATGAAGCAAACCGCGATTTGAGTGCTCAGCGCCGAGCCGAATGGCATGAAAAATATACCTTGCCATCCCTGTGGAAATTTTATGCCCCAAGTCGCATTTCTCATGGTTCTTATTGGATTGAGTGGGGAACAGAACAGGAAATAGCCTGGAAAGAAAACTTTGCCCTATGGATGCAGTTTGTGAACGAATATAAGAATAAAGGCGGACGTGTTACTCTTGGCTCTGATGCAGGCTATATCTACAAGCTGTACGGATTTGGTTACATACAGGAAATGGAGCTCTTTCGGGAAGCAGGATTTCATCCATTGGAAATCTTCCAATCAGCTTCATTAAAAGGAGCTGAAGTGCTTGGTGTTGATGACCAATTAGGTACTATTGAAGTGGGGAAACTTGCCGATATGGTAATTGTAGATGCCAACCCTATGAAAAACCTGAAAGTTTTATACGGAACCGGAGCCATTTACGTCAACGAGGATAATGAGCCTGTTCGCAGGGGCGGGATTCGATACACCATTAAAGACGGGATTGTATTCGATGCCAAAGAGCTACTGAAGGATGTAGCTGAGATGGTGGAAGCTGCCAAGTCGGAAGAGACCTTTGAAATTACTCAACCCGGTTTAGACTATTAA
- a CDS encoding M14 family metallopeptidase has translation MKKILTLFAFLLITNTIFGQDEFALERFQFHPELSYDSEITSPSDYLGYELGKEYTFHHQVMDYFKQLDQESDKITFHKYATTYEGRDLYYAVISSGENQANIESIRQANLELANNPESSGIEEKPVVVWLSYNVHGNEPSSSEAAMQTAYRLVAGADQETLKWLENSVVIIDPMINPDGRDRYVYWYKSSRANILNTNSEDLEHDEIWPGGRTNHYWFDLNRDWVWLVHPESQGRIAAYQQWMPQVHMDFHEQGFNNNYFAMPGTTPRNLELPSEYDKWADAFGRGLIEEFDEAGVNYATREAFDFFYPGYGSSYPSVMGGIGMLAEQGGHSRGGRAVETDDGYILTLRQRVFDHYTNGVSIVKTAVENKQGLLSYFKNSVSQSAQKGNTEAYILPNNENDYTYQVVNMLMKHGVKVERATQDFSQRNSFSYWDGSSSNRNFKSGDFIIKTDQPKHLFINTLFRKQMEIEDSVMYDMATWSVPLAYNLDATWTTRGVDANTEMVTEELTYNSGLKNAGAQYAYVIDWKQRHAPKALAKLWEMEYNVRSARRSFNNGEKTYSEGSLIVLVGRNYEKRDQIAADMQKVATEANVVIEGFNTGRMSKGMDLASGDSQPVKKPNVALMIDSPFSSYTAGQLWFLFDQWTEFGISRIRSGSFSSNDLDNYDVILMPGAWGGLNGVWNDSEMEVLKNWVRNGGVLIGTEGSGSWLTKDRSGFTGVELFSEEDEDSTEIDPKAYTKYANREDVFGLERIPGSAFKGMLDTTNPLAFGMPERVYSLKFGDDGIVPSTSFQTVGYYVKEGDEVLASGYASQENKEQAAGMAFAAVENMGSGKVVFLLDNTQYRMFWVGPSRMVQNAVMLLPGM, from the coding sequence ATGAAAAAAATACTGACTCTCTTTGCTTTCCTACTCATAACCAATACTATTTTCGGGCAGGATGAATTTGCTTTAGAACGATTTCAATTTCATCCCGAACTATCCTATGACTCCGAAATAACTTCTCCATCTGATTATCTTGGCTATGAGCTGGGAAAGGAGTATACCTTTCACCACCAGGTGATGGACTATTTTAAACAACTTGACCAGGAATCTGATAAAATTACTTTTCACAAGTATGCGACTACCTATGAAGGACGTGATTTATATTATGCCGTAATCAGTTCGGGTGAAAATCAGGCCAATATTGAGTCTATTCGGCAGGCTAACCTGGAGTTGGCAAACAATCCTGAATCTTCCGGCATAGAAGAAAAGCCGGTGGTTGTTTGGCTTAGTTATAATGTGCATGGGAATGAGCCATCCAGCAGCGAGGCGGCTATGCAAACGGCGTATCGGTTAGTAGCCGGTGCCGATCAGGAGACACTAAAATGGCTGGAAAACTCGGTGGTTATCATCGATCCCATGATTAACCCTGATGGCCGGGACCGCTATGTGTATTGGTACAAATCATCCCGCGCCAATATTTTAAATACGAATTCAGAAGACCTTGAGCATGATGAAATTTGGCCCGGGGGTCGCACAAATCACTATTGGTTTGACTTGAACAGGGATTGGGTGTGGCTGGTTCATCCTGAATCTCAGGGAAGAATAGCCGCTTACCAGCAATGGATGCCCCAGGTGCATATGGATTTTCATGAGCAGGGTTTCAACAATAACTATTTTGCCATGCCGGGTACTACTCCGAGAAACCTGGAGCTTCCTTCAGAATATGACAAGTGGGCAGATGCTTTTGGTCGCGGTTTGATTGAGGAATTTGACGAGGCCGGAGTGAATTATGCTACACGTGAGGCTTTCGATTTCTTTTACCCGGGGTATGGTTCTTCTTATCCCAGCGTGATGGGCGGTATAGGGATGCTGGCTGAACAGGGTGGACATAGCCGCGGTGGCCGTGCGGTAGAAACCGATGACGGCTATATACTAACTCTGCGGCAACGCGTGTTTGATCATTACACGAATGGTGTGTCAATTGTGAAAACGGCGGTAGAGAATAAGCAAGGACTTCTGAGCTACTTCAAAAACTCTGTTTCACAATCAGCCCAAAAGGGAAACACCGAAGCGTATATTCTCCCGAATAATGAAAACGACTACACCTATCAGGTAGTTAACATGTTGATGAAGCATGGCGTGAAAGTAGAGCGGGCTACTCAGGATTTCAGCCAGCGAAATTCTTTTAGTTATTGGGATGGAAGTTCATCGAACAGAAATTTCAAATCGGGTGATTTCATTATTAAGACAGATCAGCCTAAGCACTTGTTCATAAATACACTGTTCAGAAAGCAGATGGAAATTGAGGATTCGGTGATGTACGATATGGCGACCTGGTCGGTGCCTCTTGCTTATAATCTGGATGCAACCTGGACTACTCGTGGAGTTGATGCAAATACTGAAATGGTAACAGAAGAATTGACTTACAACTCAGGATTGAAAAATGCCGGAGCTCAATATGCCTATGTAATAGACTGGAAGCAGCGTCATGCCCCCAAAGCATTAGCCAAACTCTGGGAAATGGAATACAATGTTCGCAGTGCGCGCCGAAGTTTCAATAATGGAGAGAAAACCTATTCGGAAGGTTCACTCATTGTATTAGTTGGCCGAAACTATGAGAAGAGGGATCAAATTGCGGCCGATATGCAGAAGGTGGCTACAGAAGCGAATGTTGTGATAGAAGGCTTCAACACCGGAAGAATGAGTAAAGGTATGGATTTGGCTTCTGGTGATTCTCAGCCGGTTAAGAAGCCGAACGTAGCATTGATGATAGACTCTCCCTTTAGTTCCTATACAGCCGGCCAGCTTTGGTTTTTGTTTGATCAGTGGACGGAGTTTGGGATCAGCAGAATCAGATCAGGCAGTTTTTCCAGCAATGACCTTGATAACTATGATGTTATTCTGATGCCCGGCGCATGGGGTGGTTTGAATGGAGTCTGGAATGATTCTGAGATGGAAGTTTTGAAAAATTGGGTCCGAAATGGCGGAGTTTTGATCGGAACAGAAGGCAGCGGAAGCTGGCTCACGAAAGATCGGTCAGGTTTTACCGGAGTGGAACTTTTTTCTGAGGAAGATGAGGACAGCACAGAGATAGATCCCAAGGCATACACTAAATATGCAAACCGGGAAGATGTATTTGGCCTTGAACGCATTCCCGGATCTGCATTCAAGGGGATGCTGGATACTACTAATCCGCTGGCTTTCGGGATGCCGGAACGAGTTTATTCCCTGAAGTTTGGCGATGATGGTATTGTCCCTTCAACTTCATTTCAAACGGTGGGCTATTATGTGAAAGAAGGAGATGAGGTGCTGGCCTCGGGGTATGCTTCCCAAGAAAATAAAGAGCAAGCTGCTGGAATGGCTTTTGCCGCTGTTGAGAATATGGGAAGCGGGAAAGTGGTTTTCTTGCTTGATAATACCCAGTATCGCATGTTTTGGGTAGGGCCAAGCCGGATGGTTCAAAATGCGGTAATGTTGCTTCCCGGAATGTAG
- a CDS encoding pyridoxal-phosphate dependent enzyme, translating into MKTVLTPPTLSDIREAQQRISEYAHRTPVLNSKQVNQKMGAQIFFKCENFQKVGAFKFRGASNAIFSLTDEEAAKGVATHSSGNHAQALALAAKLRGIPAYVVMPENAPKVKVKAVQNYGAEITFCESTLQARESTLEKVVEKTGATFIHPYNDARIIAGQGTAALELLEDHPDLDMIMAPVGGGGLLSGTALAAKSIKPDIKIIGAEPANADDAYRSFQKGELIPVSNPDTIADGLRTSLGELPFSLIREYVDDIVTVPEESIIEAMRYVWERLNMIIEASCAVPVAAVFDEKVEVKGKKVAIIITGGNVDLDNLPW; encoded by the coding sequence ATGAAAACCGTACTCACCCCTCCTACCCTATCTGACATCCGGGAAGCACAACAAAGGATTTCAGAATATGCACACCGTACACCTGTGCTAAACAGCAAACAGGTTAATCAAAAAATGGGTGCCCAAATTTTCTTTAAATGTGAAAACTTTCAAAAGGTCGGCGCTTTCAAATTCCGTGGAGCAAGCAATGCTATTTTTTCTTTGACCGATGAAGAAGCCGCCAAGGGTGTAGCTACTCATTCTTCCGGAAATCATGCACAGGCGCTGGCTTTGGCAGCTAAGCTAAGGGGCATTCCGGCTTATGTTGTGATGCCTGAAAATGCCCCAAAAGTAAAAGTGAAAGCCGTCCAAAACTATGGAGCTGAAATTACTTTTTGTGAGTCAACCTTACAAGCCCGCGAATCAACACTTGAGAAAGTAGTAGAGAAAACCGGCGCAACTTTCATTCATCCTTATAACGATGCCCGAATTATCGCCGGACAGGGAACAGCAGCCCTGGAACTGCTGGAAGATCATCCCGATCTGGATATGATAATGGCACCTGTAGGCGGCGGTGGGTTATTGAGCGGAACTGCATTGGCAGCTAAATCCATCAAGCCAGATATAAAAATTATTGGAGCAGAACCTGCTAATGCTGATGATGCCTACCGTTCTTTCCAAAAAGGTGAACTCATACCTGTTAGCAATCCTGATACCATTGCCGACGGATTACGTACTTCTTTAGGTGAACTGCCCTTCTCTTTAATCCGGGAATATGTTGATGATATTGTAACCGTTCCTGAAGAATCTATTATTGAAGCCATGCGTTACGTGTGGGAGCGCCTGAATATGATTATAGAAGCTTCCTGCGCCGTTCCCGTAGCAGCTGTTTTTGACGAAAAAGTAGAGGTAAAAGGAAAAAAAGTTGCCATTATCATTACCGGTGGAAATGTGGATTTGGATAACCTTCCCTGGTAA